A genomic region of Arachis hypogaea cultivar Tifrunner chromosome 5, arahy.Tifrunner.gnm2.J5K5, whole genome shotgun sequence contains the following coding sequences:
- the LOC112801770 gene encoding uncharacterized protein — protein sequence MSGVPKRPHDETVHQSSKHPHEDSGAYSKLIPSVSGEHHVPYDIGQDSRAAKTLRAEPRDADRRSPLHSVYRMPSSFNDFHADHATGTENRIESKDLKDSRDLRFENRDTKAEKELPGEARRDSQIAKSEKDVRVEGRSDDNKDTRHDQDIYNDSTSDIKKDKDGFGVVSSHLNWKESKEYRGKRYPDVPSGSLDPWHTSRGNTPIEVGKQRMDSSTAEERDYLEAHEAVGENKIDSKSEDRFKDRKRRDVKHRELGDKEKERSDHRNIMQVNNTSGESKEPSKEERDVEKWDKERKDLPKERDNSKDREKDNLKRESWNGMEKEVSNNEKELGDGSAKITEQEPEQKKLKDADSWKNVDREGRERRKERDGDVEGDRPEKRSKFDKQSEDGSADGEGTGDKEREVHNYNVQHRKRIQRSRGSPQLVNREPRFRSHGQHDDGISGKTEVTSVVYRAGESMQELIKLWDDYASSQSQVEKNGECSNSGPTLEIRIPAENVTATNRQVRGGQLWGTDVYTYDSDLVAVLMHTGYCRPTASPPPTAIQELRATIRVLPRQDCYISTLRNNVRSRAWGAATIGCSYKVERCCIVKRGGGTIDLEPCLTHTSTIEPTLAPAAVERTMTTRAAASNALRQQRFVREVTIQYNLCNEPWIKYSISIVADKGLKKALYTSARLKKGEVLYLETHSCRYELGFAGEKMVKTTPSSQLHNPDAEKSQNHHHSANGDKADSDSIMIDVFRWSRCKKPLPQKVMRTIGIPLPPEHIEVLEENLDWEDVQWSQTGVWIAGKEYTLARVHFLSMN from the exons ATGAGTGGTGTACCTAAGAGACCTCATGATGAGACTGTTCATCAATCTTCAAAGCACCCACATGAAGATTCTGGTGCATATTCAAAGTTAATTCCATCAGTTTCCGGTGAGCACCATGTTCCTTATGATATAGGTCAAGATTCCCGTGCGGCAAAGACACTTCGTGCTGAACCGCGTGATGCAGATAGAAGATCACCTCTTCACTCAGTGTATCGGATGCCATCATCTTTCAATGATTTCCATGCAGATCATGCCACTGGAACTGAGAATAGGATAGAATCAAAGGATCTAAAGGATAGTAGAGATCTCCGGTTTGAGAATCGTGATACAAAGGCAGAGAAGGAGTTGCCTGGTGAAGCAAGAAGGGATTCTCAGATTGCTAAGAGTGAGAAGGATGTGCGTGTTGAAGGTAGATCAGATGACAACAAGGATACTAGACATGATCAGGATATTTATAATGATTCAACCAGTGACATTAAAAAAGACAAGGATGGCTTTGGTGTGGTAAGCAGCCACTTGAATTGGAAAGAATCAAAAGAATACAGGGGGAAAAGATATCCTGATGTTCCAAGTGGAAGTTTGGACCCTTGGCATACTTCACGGGGGAATACACCAATTGAAGTTGGGAAGCAGAGGATGGACAGCTCGACAGCAGAAGAAAGGGACTATTTGGAAGCTCATGAGGCTGTTGGGGAAAACAAAATTGACTCTAAAAGCGAAGATAGATTCAAAGACAGAAAGAGAAGGGATGTAAAGCATCGCGAGTTGGGGgacaaggaaaaagaaagaagtgatCACAGAAATATTATGCAGGTTAACAATACTAGTGGTGAAAGCAAAGAACCCTCCAAAGAAGAGAGAGATGTAGAAAAGTGGGACAAGGAGAGGAAAGATCTTCCAAAAGAAAGAGATAATtcaaaagatagagaaaaagATAATCTCAAAAGGGAATCATGGAATGGAATGGAGAAAGAAGTTTCAAATAATGAGAAGGAGCTTGGTGATGGATCCGCAAAAATCACAGAGCAAGAACCAGAACAGAAGAAACTAAAAGATGCTGACAGCTGGAAAAATGTTGACAGAGAAGGTAGAGAGAGGAGGAAAGAAAGGGATGGTGATGTGGAGGGAGATAGGCCTGAAAAGCGCAGTAAATTTGACAAGCAATCAGAAGATGGGAGTGCTGATGGGGAAGGGACAGGAGATAAGGAGAGGGAAGTCCACAACTATAATGTTCAACATCGTAAGAGGATACAAAGATCAAGGGGAAGCCCTCAGTTGGTCAATCGCGAGCCTCGTTTTAGATCCCATGGCCAACATGATGA TGGTATTTCAGGTAAAACAGAAGTAACTTCTGTAGTTTATAGAGCTGGTGAAAGCATGCAAGAGCTGATAAAGTTGTGGGATGATTATGCATCATCTCAATCTCAAGTGGAGAAAAATGGTGAATGCTCTAATAGTGGCCCTACTCTTGAGATCCGGATACCAGCTGAGAATGTTACTGCTACAAACCGCCAA GTCAGAGGTGGCCAGCTATGGGGAACTGATGTCTACACATATGACTCAGATCTTGTTGCAG TTCTCATGCATACAGGTTACTGTCGCCCAACAGCTTCTCCGCCTCCAACGGCTATACAAGAGTTGCGTGCAACCATTCGTGTGCTACCAAGACAGGATT GCTATATTTCTACCCTAAGAAACAATGTACGTTCCCGTGCCTGGGGTGCTGCAACAATTGGTTGTAGTTATAAAGTTGAGCGGTGTTGCATAGTGAAG AGAGGAGGTGGAACGATTGATCTTGAACCGTGCCTTACGCATACATCAACCATCGAGCCAACCCTTGCACCAGCAGCTGTTGAGCGGACAATGACCACCAGGGCTGCAGCTTCG AATGCATTGCGGCAGCAAAGATTTGTTAGGGAAGTCACAATACAGTACAACCTATGCAATGAACCTTG GATTAAATATAGTATAAGCATTGTTGCTGACAAGGGTCTCAAAAAGGCACTTTATACATCTGCTCGGTTGAAGAAGGGGGAAGTTTTGTATCTAGAGACGCACTCATGCAG ATATGAACTTGGTTTTGCCGGAGAGAAAATGGTCAAGACTACACCCAGCAGTCAGTTGCATAACCCAGATGCAGAAAAATCTCAAAATCACCATCATTCTGCAAATGGGGACAAAGCTGATTCTGATAGCATCATGATTGATGTGTTTCGCTGGTCTCGGTGTAAGAAGCCTTTACCCCAGAAAGTTATGCGCACCATTGGCATCCCTCTGCCTCCTGAACATATAGAG GTACTGGAGGAGAACCTAGACTGGGAAGACGTACAATGGTCGCAAACTGGTGTTTGGATTGCTGGAAAGGAGTATACACTAGCACGGGTCCATTTCTTGTCAATGAATTAA
- the LOC112801771 gene encoding uncharacterized protein isoform X1: MTYADEDGSSGSGDDAIMLDGHKRHAGVPSSSGASRKRGRKAAGGAIVDAMLEIAAASKMRASAIMKSEDRFSVSKCIKLLDETQGVDDRIYFLALDLFEDHPNAREVFISLKDEKRLPWLQGKYAPISMEDIDLELDEMELVAAAAGYYYYSCLTKQPSRCLSPRRCEFVSEVLNGHDDYCREMLRMDKHVFHKLCDILRQRAMLRDTAGVMIEEQLAIFLNIIGHNERNRVIQERFHHSGETISRHFNNVLKAIKSLSREVLQPPQLTTPPEVINSARFFPYFKDCIGVIDGMSIPAHVPAKDQSRFRNKKGILSQNVLAACTFDLQFIFIYPGWEGSVTDSHVLRAVLDNPDQNFPQIPEGKYYLVDSGYLNTGGFIAPFEGVRYQQYEFRGANQLPRNAKELFNHRHCFLRNAILRSFNVLKARFPILKLAPQYSFQIQRDIVIAGCVLHNFIRREERNEWLFDSVGAAPVDEPSDPDDLPDVQFLSSMQEQFAYSLRDSIAAAMWDDFLNKWDEW, translated from the exons ATGACTTATGCGGATGAGGATGGCTCTTCGGGCTCTGGAGACGATGCAATCATGTTGGATGGACACAAACGCCATGCTGGCGTGCCATCTAGTTCCGGTGCCAGCCGGAAGAGAGGAAGGAAAGCTGCTGGTGGTGCTATAGTGGATGCCATGCTGGAGATAGCTGCTGCTTCGAAGATGAGGGCAAGTGCAATTATGAAGAGTGAGGACAGATTCTCCGTAAGCAAGTGCATCAAATTGTTGGATGAGACGCAAGGTGTTGATGATCGGATATActttcttgctttggatttgtTTGAGGACCACCCCAATGCCCGTGAGGTTTTCATCTCTCTTAAGGATGAGAAAAGATTGCCATGGTTGCAGGGCAAAT ATGCACCAATAAGCATGGAAGACATTGATCTAGAATTGGATGAGATGGAACTAGTTGCGGCTGCTGCTGGCTACTATTACTACAGCTGTCTAACCAAGCAACCTTCTCGTTGTCTATCTCCTAGGAGATGCGAATTTGTGTCAGAAGTGCTGAATGGTCATGATGACTACTGCCGGGAAATGTTGCGGATGGACAAGCATGTATTTCACAAGTTGTGTGACATTCTCCGTCAACGAGCCATGCTACGTGATACTGCAGGTGTAATGATAGAGGAGCAATTAGCAATATTTTTAAACATCATTGGCCACAATGAACGTAATAGAGTGATTCAAGAGCGGTTTCATCACTCTGGTGAAACCATTAGCCGCCATTTTAATAATGTATTGAAGGCTATTAAATCACTATCTCGTGAAGTCTTGCAGCCTCCTCAGCTCACTACACCTCCAGAAGTTATCAACAGCGCTAGGTTTTTCCCGTATTTCAAG GATTGCATAGGAGTAATTGATGGGATGAGCATTCCTGCTCATGTTCCAGCCAAAGATCAATCTCGATTTCGAAATAAGAAAGGTATCCTATCTCAAAATGTACTGGCAGCCTGCACATTTGACCTGCAGTTTATATTCATTTATCCTGGTTGGGAAGGCTCTGTCACAGACTCGCATGTGTTAAGGGCAGTCCTTGACAACCCAGATCAGAATTTCCCGCAAATACCTGAAG GAAAGTACTACCTTGTAGACTCGGGATACCTCAATACAGGAGGGTTTATTGCTCCTTTTGAAGGTGTTCGATACCAGCAATACGAGTTCAGAGGTGCGAATCAGCTACCCAGAAATGCAAAGGAGCTGTTCAACCATAGGCACTGTTTTCTGAGGAATGCTATCCTGAGATCATTCAATGTGTTGAAGGCTAGATTCCCTATCCTTAAACTTGCTCCTCAGTATTCCTTTCAGATTCAGCGGGACATAGTCATTGCTGGATGTGTTCTGCACAACTTCATCCGCCGCGAGGAAAGGAATGAGTGGTTATTTGATAGCGTTGGAGCAGCACCAGTGGATGAACCGTCAGACCCCGATGATCTACCTGATGTCCAGTTTCTCTCTTCAATGCAAGAACAGTTTGCGTACTCGTTAAGGGATTCAATTGCTGCAGCTATGTGGGATGATTTCCTTAATAAATGGGACGAGTGGTGA
- the LOC112801771 gene encoding uncharacterized protein isoform X4 produces the protein MTYADEDGSSGSGDDAIMLDGHKRHAGVPSSSGASRKRGRKAAGGAIVDAMLEIAAASKMRASAIMKSEDRFSVSKCIKLLDETQDAPISMEDIDLELDEMELVAAAAGYYYYSCLTKQPSRCLSPRRCEFVSEVLNGHDDYCREMLRMDKHVFHKLCDILRQRAMLRDTAGVMIEEQLAIFLNIIGHNERNRVIQERFHHSGETISRHFNNVLKAIKSLSREVLQPPQLTTPPEVINSARFFPYFKDCIGVIDGMSIPAHVPAKDQSRFRNKKGKYYLVDSGYLNTGGFIAPFEGVRYQQYEFRGANQLPRNAKELFNHRHCFLRNAILRSFNVLKARFPILKLAPQYSFQIQRDIVIAGCVLHNFIRREERNEWLFDSVGAAPVDEPSDPDDLPDVQFLSSMQEQFAYSLRDSIAAAMWDDFLNKWDEW, from the exons ATGACTTATGCGGATGAGGATGGCTCTTCGGGCTCTGGAGACGATGCAATCATGTTGGATGGACACAAACGCCATGCTGGCGTGCCATCTAGTTCCGGTGCCAGCCGGAAGAGAGGAAGGAAAGCTGCTGGTGGTGCTATAGTGGATGCCATGCTGGAGATAGCTGCTGCTTCGAAGATGAGGGCAAGTGCAATTATGAAGAGTGAGGACAGATTCTCCGTAAGCAAGTGCATCAAATTGTTGGATGAGACGCAAG ATGCACCAATAAGCATGGAAGACATTGATCTAGAATTGGATGAGATGGAACTAGTTGCGGCTGCTGCTGGCTACTATTACTACAGCTGTCTAACCAAGCAACCTTCTCGTTGTCTATCTCCTAGGAGATGCGAATTTGTGTCAGAAGTGCTGAATGGTCATGATGACTACTGCCGGGAAATGTTGCGGATGGACAAGCATGTATTTCACAAGTTGTGTGACATTCTCCGTCAACGAGCCATGCTACGTGATACTGCAGGTGTAATGATAGAGGAGCAATTAGCAATATTTTTAAACATCATTGGCCACAATGAACGTAATAGAGTGATTCAAGAGCGGTTTCATCACTCTGGTGAAACCATTAGCCGCCATTTTAATAATGTATTGAAGGCTATTAAATCACTATCTCGTGAAGTCTTGCAGCCTCCTCAGCTCACTACACCTCCAGAAGTTATCAACAGCGCTAGGTTTTTCCCGTATTTCAAG GATTGCATAGGAGTAATTGATGGGATGAGCATTCCTGCTCATGTTCCAGCCAAAGATCAATCTCGATTTCGAAATAAGAAAG GAAAGTACTACCTTGTAGACTCGGGATACCTCAATACAGGAGGGTTTATTGCTCCTTTTGAAGGTGTTCGATACCAGCAATACGAGTTCAGAGGTGCGAATCAGCTACCCAGAAATGCAAAGGAGCTGTTCAACCATAGGCACTGTTTTCTGAGGAATGCTATCCTGAGATCATTCAATGTGTTGAAGGCTAGATTCCCTATCCTTAAACTTGCTCCTCAGTATTCCTTTCAGATTCAGCGGGACATAGTCATTGCTGGATGTGTTCTGCACAACTTCATCCGCCGCGAGGAAAGGAATGAGTGGTTATTTGATAGCGTTGGAGCAGCACCAGTGGATGAACCGTCAGACCCCGATGATCTACCTGATGTCCAGTTTCTCTCTTCAATGCAAGAACAGTTTGCGTACTCGTTAAGGGATTCAATTGCTGCAGCTATGTGGGATGATTTCCTTAATAAATGGGACGAGTGGTGA
- the LOC112801771 gene encoding uncharacterized protein isoform X3, whose amino-acid sequence MTYADEDGSSGSGDDAIMLDGHKRHAGVPSSSGASRKRGRKAAGGAIVDAMLEIAAASKMRASAIMKSEDRFSVSKCIKLLDETQGVDDRIYFLALDLFEDHPNAREVFISLKDEKRLPWLQGKYAPISMEDIDLELDEMELVAAAAGYYYYSCLTKQPSRCLSPRRCEFVSEVLNGHDDYCREMLRMDKHVFHKLCDILRQRAMLRDTAGVMIEEQLAIFLNIIGHNERNRVIQERFHHSGETISRHFNNVLKAIKSLSREVLQPPQLTTPPEVINSARFFPYFKDCIGVIDGMSIPAHVPAKDQSRFRNKKGKYYLVDSGYLNTGGFIAPFEGVRYQQYEFRGANQLPRNAKELFNHRHCFLRNAILRSFNVLKARFPILKLAPQYSFQIQRDIVIAGCVLHNFIRREERNEWLFDSVGAAPVDEPSDPDDLPDVQFLSSMQEQFAYSLRDSIAAAMWDDFLNKWDEW is encoded by the exons ATGACTTATGCGGATGAGGATGGCTCTTCGGGCTCTGGAGACGATGCAATCATGTTGGATGGACACAAACGCCATGCTGGCGTGCCATCTAGTTCCGGTGCCAGCCGGAAGAGAGGAAGGAAAGCTGCTGGTGGTGCTATAGTGGATGCCATGCTGGAGATAGCTGCTGCTTCGAAGATGAGGGCAAGTGCAATTATGAAGAGTGAGGACAGATTCTCCGTAAGCAAGTGCATCAAATTGTTGGATGAGACGCAAGGTGTTGATGATCGGATATActttcttgctttggatttgtTTGAGGACCACCCCAATGCCCGTGAGGTTTTCATCTCTCTTAAGGATGAGAAAAGATTGCCATGGTTGCAGGGCAAAT ATGCACCAATAAGCATGGAAGACATTGATCTAGAATTGGATGAGATGGAACTAGTTGCGGCTGCTGCTGGCTACTATTACTACAGCTGTCTAACCAAGCAACCTTCTCGTTGTCTATCTCCTAGGAGATGCGAATTTGTGTCAGAAGTGCTGAATGGTCATGATGACTACTGCCGGGAAATGTTGCGGATGGACAAGCATGTATTTCACAAGTTGTGTGACATTCTCCGTCAACGAGCCATGCTACGTGATACTGCAGGTGTAATGATAGAGGAGCAATTAGCAATATTTTTAAACATCATTGGCCACAATGAACGTAATAGAGTGATTCAAGAGCGGTTTCATCACTCTGGTGAAACCATTAGCCGCCATTTTAATAATGTATTGAAGGCTATTAAATCACTATCTCGTGAAGTCTTGCAGCCTCCTCAGCTCACTACACCTCCAGAAGTTATCAACAGCGCTAGGTTTTTCCCGTATTTCAAG GATTGCATAGGAGTAATTGATGGGATGAGCATTCCTGCTCATGTTCCAGCCAAAGATCAATCTCGATTTCGAAATAAGAAAG GAAAGTACTACCTTGTAGACTCGGGATACCTCAATACAGGAGGGTTTATTGCTCCTTTTGAAGGTGTTCGATACCAGCAATACGAGTTCAGAGGTGCGAATCAGCTACCCAGAAATGCAAAGGAGCTGTTCAACCATAGGCACTGTTTTCTGAGGAATGCTATCCTGAGATCATTCAATGTGTTGAAGGCTAGATTCCCTATCCTTAAACTTGCTCCTCAGTATTCCTTTCAGATTCAGCGGGACATAGTCATTGCTGGATGTGTTCTGCACAACTTCATCCGCCGCGAGGAAAGGAATGAGTGGTTATTTGATAGCGTTGGAGCAGCACCAGTGGATGAACCGTCAGACCCCGATGATCTACCTGATGTCCAGTTTCTCTCTTCAATGCAAGAACAGTTTGCGTACTCGTTAAGGGATTCAATTGCTGCAGCTATGTGGGATGATTTCCTTAATAAATGGGACGAGTGGTGA
- the LOC112801771 gene encoding uncharacterized protein isoform X2 — protein sequence MTYADEDGSSGSGDDAIMLDGHKRHAGVPSSSGASRKRGRKAAGGAIVDAMLEIAAASKMRASAIMKSEDRFSVSKCIKLLDETQDAPISMEDIDLELDEMELVAAAAGYYYYSCLTKQPSRCLSPRRCEFVSEVLNGHDDYCREMLRMDKHVFHKLCDILRQRAMLRDTAGVMIEEQLAIFLNIIGHNERNRVIQERFHHSGETISRHFNNVLKAIKSLSREVLQPPQLTTPPEVINSARFFPYFKDCIGVIDGMSIPAHVPAKDQSRFRNKKGILSQNVLAACTFDLQFIFIYPGWEGSVTDSHVLRAVLDNPDQNFPQIPEGKYYLVDSGYLNTGGFIAPFEGVRYQQYEFRGANQLPRNAKELFNHRHCFLRNAILRSFNVLKARFPILKLAPQYSFQIQRDIVIAGCVLHNFIRREERNEWLFDSVGAAPVDEPSDPDDLPDVQFLSSMQEQFAYSLRDSIAAAMWDDFLNKWDEW from the exons ATGACTTATGCGGATGAGGATGGCTCTTCGGGCTCTGGAGACGATGCAATCATGTTGGATGGACACAAACGCCATGCTGGCGTGCCATCTAGTTCCGGTGCCAGCCGGAAGAGAGGAAGGAAAGCTGCTGGTGGTGCTATAGTGGATGCCATGCTGGAGATAGCTGCTGCTTCGAAGATGAGGGCAAGTGCAATTATGAAGAGTGAGGACAGATTCTCCGTAAGCAAGTGCATCAAATTGTTGGATGAGACGCAAG ATGCACCAATAAGCATGGAAGACATTGATCTAGAATTGGATGAGATGGAACTAGTTGCGGCTGCTGCTGGCTACTATTACTACAGCTGTCTAACCAAGCAACCTTCTCGTTGTCTATCTCCTAGGAGATGCGAATTTGTGTCAGAAGTGCTGAATGGTCATGATGACTACTGCCGGGAAATGTTGCGGATGGACAAGCATGTATTTCACAAGTTGTGTGACATTCTCCGTCAACGAGCCATGCTACGTGATACTGCAGGTGTAATGATAGAGGAGCAATTAGCAATATTTTTAAACATCATTGGCCACAATGAACGTAATAGAGTGATTCAAGAGCGGTTTCATCACTCTGGTGAAACCATTAGCCGCCATTTTAATAATGTATTGAAGGCTATTAAATCACTATCTCGTGAAGTCTTGCAGCCTCCTCAGCTCACTACACCTCCAGAAGTTATCAACAGCGCTAGGTTTTTCCCGTATTTCAAG GATTGCATAGGAGTAATTGATGGGATGAGCATTCCTGCTCATGTTCCAGCCAAAGATCAATCTCGATTTCGAAATAAGAAAGGTATCCTATCTCAAAATGTACTGGCAGCCTGCACATTTGACCTGCAGTTTATATTCATTTATCCTGGTTGGGAAGGCTCTGTCACAGACTCGCATGTGTTAAGGGCAGTCCTTGACAACCCAGATCAGAATTTCCCGCAAATACCTGAAG GAAAGTACTACCTTGTAGACTCGGGATACCTCAATACAGGAGGGTTTATTGCTCCTTTTGAAGGTGTTCGATACCAGCAATACGAGTTCAGAGGTGCGAATCAGCTACCCAGAAATGCAAAGGAGCTGTTCAACCATAGGCACTGTTTTCTGAGGAATGCTATCCTGAGATCATTCAATGTGTTGAAGGCTAGATTCCCTATCCTTAAACTTGCTCCTCAGTATTCCTTTCAGATTCAGCGGGACATAGTCATTGCTGGATGTGTTCTGCACAACTTCATCCGCCGCGAGGAAAGGAATGAGTGGTTATTTGATAGCGTTGGAGCAGCACCAGTGGATGAACCGTCAGACCCCGATGATCTACCTGATGTCCAGTTTCTCTCTTCAATGCAAGAACAGTTTGCGTACTCGTTAAGGGATTCAATTGCTGCAGCTATGTGGGATGATTTCCTTAATAAATGGGACGAGTGGTGA
- the LOC112801772 gene encoding pentatricopeptide repeat-containing protein At2g40240, mitochondrial, whose amino-acid sequence MSFHSKLLNKTLFYSLFTLRRFTTTATTTAKQFPANPTSTSYDELTNAAGSSGDFHALRDALNKRIQDNCFNTKSTFNFVTDETFSSSLLNHLLQTLSALNRGVTRKNAFDSLITRLCKLQRVDDALHVIEYMVRIDAGGCRPSATTFYPVLNLLTRQKAIDHARRVVDFMSTLGLNLDLTGHNYFLVAHCYAGDVAAAAGVLKKMEEDGIDADARTFDALVLGACKVKKVDGGMMLVKRMVDDGVPILYSTHMFVIRGLLQMKCYEQALRYVKGFGGKDKALDAELFGYLASQLVGLKRIKEAVIVLEEMDQRGLPMGHKLRIFYEKNAGNEDKGEKKKEKKRSG is encoded by the coding sequence ATGTCGTTTCACTCAAAACTACTCAACAAAACCCTCTTTTATTCCCTCTTTACCCTCCGTCGATTCACtaccaccgccaccaccaccgCCAAGCAATTTCCCGCTAACCCAACCTCCACCTCTTACGACGAACTCACCAATGCTGCTGGAAGCTCCGGCGACTTCCATGCTCTTCGCGATGCCCTCAACAAGCGCATCCAAGACAACTGCTTCAACACCAAGTCCACCTTCAACTTCGTCACCGACGAAACCTTCTCCTCTTCCCTCCTCAACCACCTCCTTCAAACCCTATCCGCCCTCAACCGCGGCGTCACGCGCAAGAACGCGTTCGATTCCCTCATCACGCGCCTCTGCAAGCTCCAGCGCGTCGATGACGCGCTCCACGTCATCGAATATATGGTACGTATCGACGCCGGGGGCTGCCGCCCCAGTGCGACCACCTTCTACCCCGTCCTGAACCTCCTAACGCGCCAGAAAGCCATAGACCACGCGCGGCGCGTGGTAGATTTCATGTCCACGCTTGGCCTGAATCTGGATCTGACGGGACACAACTACTTCCTCGTTGCGCACTGCTACGCCGGAGACGTGGCTGCCGCCGCCGGAGTTTTGAAGAAGATGGAGGAAGATGGGATTGATGCGGACGCGCGTACGTTCGACGCGCTTGTGTTGGGCGCGTGTAAAGTTAAGAAGGTGGACGGTGGTATGATGCTTGTGAAAAGGATGGTGGATGATGGAGTTCCTATTTTGTATTCAACGCACATGTTTGTGATTAGGGGTTTGTTGCAGATGAAATGCTATGAACAAGCTTTGAGGTATGTGAAGGGTTTTGGTGGAAAAGATAAAGCTTTGGATGCTGAACTTTTTGGGTATTTGGCTAGCCAGCTTGTAGGGTTGAAGAGGATTAAGGAGGCAGTGATTGTTTTGGAGGAAATGGACCAAAGGGGTTTGCCAATGGGTCACAAATTGAGAATCTTTTATGAGAAGAATGCTGGAAATGAGGATAaaggggagaagaagaaggagaagaagaggagtgGTTGA
- the LOC112801773 gene encoding peroxidase 47, with translation MVYKRPLKCLRIVMANLVTVFVVMGIIVSGFRIGADGLNMNYYLFSCPFVESIVKDIVNRALEDDPSLAAPLLRMHFHDCFIQGCDGSILIDSTKGNKAEKDSPANLSLRGYEIIDDIKEELERQCPGVVSCADILALAARDAVFFAGGPVYDIPKGRKDGTRSKIEDTINLPSPNFNASDLIKMFAQHGFSAQEMVALSGAHTIGVARCSSFKNRLTKVDPNLNSEFANTLSRTCSAGDNAEQPFDETRDDFDNLYFDALVSGNGVLTSDQTLFTSPRTRNFVNSYAQNQALFFLDFQQAMVKMSLLDIKEGSKGQIRDNCRKIN, from the exons ATGGTGTACAAAAGGCCATTGAAGTGTTTGAGGATAGTGATGGCTAATTTGGTGACAGTGTTTGTTGTGATGGGAATTATAGTGAGTGGTTTCAGAATTGGAGCAGATGGTTTGAACATGAATTACTATTTGTTTAGTTGCCCTTTTGTTGAATCTATTGTTAAGGACATTGTCAATAGGGCATTGGAAGATGATCCTTCACTTGCTGCTCCTCTTCTTAGAATGCACTTCCATGATTGTTTCATTCag GGATGTGATGGATCAATTTTGATTGATTCCACAAAGGGTAACAAAGCAGAAAAGGATTCACCAGCAAATTTGAGTTTGAGAGGCTATGAAATCATAGATGACATCAAAGAAGAGCTTGAAAGACAATGTCCTGGAGTAGTTTCATGTGCTGATATTCTTGCTTTAGCTGCTAGAGATGCAGTTTTCTTT GCAGGGGGACCAGTTTATGACATACCAAAGGGAAGAAAAGATGGAACAAGGTCCAAAATTGAGGATACCATTAATCTGCCATCTCCCAACTTCAATGCTTCTGATCTCATCAAGATGTTTGCCCAACATGGCTTTTCAGCACAAGAGATGGTGGCTCTCTCTG GGGCTCACACAATAGGAGTAGCTAGGTGTTCTTCTTTCAAGAACAGGCTAACAAAAGTGGATCCAAATTTAAACTCAGAATTTGCAAACACACTGTCTAGAACATGCAGTGCCGGTGACAATGCTGAGCAGCCGTTCGATGAAACAAGGGATGATTTCGACAACTTGTACTTCGACGCTTTGGTCTCCGGCAATGGGGTTCTCACATCCGATCAAACATTGTTCACTAGTCCAAGAACTAGGAATTTTGTCAACTCTTATGCACAGAACCAAGCCTTGTTCTTCTTGGATTTCCAACAAGCCATGGTCAAAATGAGCTTGCTTGATATCAAAGAAGGTTCTAAGGGTCAAATTAGAGATAATTGCCGCAAGATAAATTGA